TAGAAATGTTTACCTCGGTTCTAAAATTAGTATGAACATTATACTGTTGAGAAGCCATATAATAGTTATATTCACAAACATTTTACTATATCACCAAAATCACTTAGTATTTTTAGTGTTTGAACTACTTAATTACATAGCAGAAGGTTATGTCatttataagaataaataaataaaataatcgtTGCAAACAATTACCGGAGATTATATAATATACTCCCTatgaaaaacaagaaatggaTTTAAGACACAGAGCACATGTTACCTTTTGTTATGGCAGCTGGTTTCAACTGTGCAAACAGTGACAATTACTGTTCCTGTGCATGCAAGCATTAAGGATGTACTGAAGTTCACAAAAAATTAAGAACCTTTAACATAAGTACCAAAAgtattattttgtgatttttccaATGAAATTATACACGGGTCTTTGGCAACCTCTACTTATTGAGGAATTTGGAGTTAAGGATCATTATGTTGGAGGCTATTTGTGGAGCTCTAATGTTGACTCTTCATCTACTCCtggacaagagaaagagagatggacaaacagacaaacacatgcacatacaggcacacacagagaaaggtaaagagagagatcttgcatctgctgattcattaccCAAACAAACACAACAGCTAagtgtaggccaggctgaagccaggaacccaaagctccatcttggtctcccacatgtgtagcaggagtccaagcacgtgagccatcttttgctactttcccaagaGTGTTAGCAGAGGgatggattggaagccaagcagtcGGGAAGGAAGCTTCCACTGCAATGtgagatgccagtattgcaggtggtggcctaactaCTAATCCCTCACTTTAATCTAACAtcctgaaaataatttattaaaattttcatctACATTATATCTGTCATTCGGCAAACATTAATAACATTCACCTAACAAAACTTCTTGTGATTTTTGTGTTGGTCATTCAAATGTCACTGCAAATTTCTTTTCTATGACAACATGGCTGCTTTCCAATCAATAGTATAATTGGAGTATATAacgaaataaaatatacatagatCACCAATTTCTCAGGGTGATATACAACTAAAACACTACCATCAGATAGAATTTGGAAGTCTATTGCATTAAAATGAAATCTATTTTGGTACATAATTGAAAACTGTGTTGGAAAATACAAtccatttttaaatgcaaattacATATTCCTAAGGATAGATAGATAATCCAAAATTTCTAAAATCTTAAACCAATGATATAGATAGGGTAATGGGAATAGAGCAGCCTCAGAATTCTGAGGAAGTTCTAACAACTTTTGTAAACGAGTCATCATATATGAAACAATGAGTATAGTGTATGCAGTTTCTCAGAGTATGATATCTATTCTTAATTGTACCTAAAATATTGACATTATTCtacattagaaataatttttattgacatAAAATTATAAAGTTCATTTTATTGAATGTTTCTCATGTACAACAGATACACAAATGCATGTTATACATGTTATAAGTTGTTTACTTTGAAATCTCAGGTGAATCATTTCACATGAAATTAATATTGTTTATGATAaaggtatttaatatttatgtgatttatattaatgtttctctctctctatatatatacatatatatacataccagTATATGTTCTGTTAATTTTGAATACACGTTGATATTGTTATTTcaatcatattattttaaaactcacAAATTGACGAATAATAGAAGAACACTGGGGGAGTGAGAACAGATAATGTACCAGAAATCTGCATGAActaatttttctctaaaatatgcaaaatgaTCACCTAAATGGTAGGTGGAAACTAGGGATCTGCATCTTTGCGTTTGCACTCAGCCACCGCAGCACCGACAGAGAGGCCTGTCTCAGCTTACGGTTTCCTAGAATCATGAAGCATGAGTGTCCTGAAGGATAAAACATCTCAAGACTCTGGCAAACGAGGAAGCTCAGATGATTCTCCAGCAAATTGGTGTTCCATGTTTGTAGGAGGAGAGCCAGGAAGAAGATGGTGTACAGTGCAAGGAAGGTGATCACCGTCTGCAAGCCTCTTACGTGAGCTGTGCTGCTGGTATCTCTGGATCCCGTAGCATTGAGCTGCATCTTGTTGAGATGCCTCCACAGGGAGTAAATGAGCAGGAGGAAAGTTGTTAGTGACAAGGTGAAGGGTATCATCACAAATATCGTTTCGATGCACAAAAATTTCCTGAATAAGTGTGCATAGTGGCTCAAAGTATAACTCAAGTTTCCCCTATATACTTCAACCCAGACATCAATATGTGTATTGGTCATTGCAATATTAAAAATCAGGAGGACCACAGACATAAACAGTGTCACTAAGATCACTTTTTCAACTCTCCACTTAAGGAAGagaaaagtagagttagaaaaATTGGCTATCTTAAGAAAATAGAAGATACTGAGGCTTGTAGCAAGCCACATGCTAAAATGATTTGTCACAATCCAGGTCATATAA
The DNA window shown above is from Oryctolagus cuniculus chromosome 9, mOryCun1.1, whole genome shotgun sequence and carries:
- the LOC100348529 gene encoding taste receptor type 2 member 14-like, with amino-acid sequence MASVVLTVFAVILSVEFIIGNAGNGFIALVNSLDWVKGRKISAADQLLTALAISRIGLLWYIFFSGLLSVFYPALLFTENLTRVSYMTWIVTNHFSMWLATSLSIFYFLKIANFSNSTFLFLKWRVEKVILVTLFMSVVLLIFNIAMTNTHIDVWVEVYRGNLSYTLSHYAHLFRKFLCIETIFVMIPFTLSLTTFLLLIYSLWRHLNKMQLNATGSRDTSSTAHVRGLQTVITFLALYTIFFLALLLQTWNTNLLENHLSFLVCQSLEMFYPSGHSCFMILGNRKLRQASLSVLRWLSANAKMQIPSFHLPFR